CGGCGTCGAGAGCATGTCGCGCGCGCCCTTGGTCATTCCCAAGGCCGAAAGCGCCTTTTCGCGCAATGCCGAAATCTATGACACCACCATCGGCTGGCGCTTCATCAATCCGCTGATGAAGAAGCAATATGGCGTCGACTCCATGCCGGAGACCGGCGAGAACGTCGCCGAGGACTACAAGGTCACCCGCGAGGATCAGGACGCCTTTGCCGTTCGGTCGCAGGCAAAGGCCGCGACAGCGCAGGAAAACGGTCGGCTTGCCAAGGAAATCACGCCGGTAGCGATCCCGCAGCGCAAGGGCGATCCGGTCGTCGTCGGCAAGGACGAGCATCCGCGCGCCACGACAATGGAAGCACTCGCCAAGCTCGGCACGCCCTTCAAGAAGGAAGGCGGCACGGTGACGGCCGGTAACGCCTCCGGCGTCAACGATGGCGCTGCCGCACTCATCATTGCCTCCGAAGCGGCAGCGAGGAAATACGGCCTGACGCCGATCGCCCGCATTCTCGGCGGTGCCGCCGCCGGTGTTGCCCCGCGCGTTATGGGCATCGGCCCGGTTCCCGCATCGCGCAAGCTGATGGCCCGGCTCGGCATGCGCCAGGAACAGTTCGACGTCATCGAATTGAACGAAGCCTTCGCCTCGCAGGGGCTTGCCGTGCTGCGCGAACTCGGCATCGCCGATGACGACGCCCGCGTCAATCGCAACGGCGGCGCGATCGCGCTTGGCCATCCGCTTGGCATGTCCGGCGCCCGCATCACCGGCACCGCCGCCCTGGAGCTGAAGGAAACCGGCGGCCGCTATTCGCTCTCGACCATGTGCATCGGCGTCGGCCAGGGAATTGCCATCGCCCTCGAACGCGTCTGATTTTTCCCGATCGGCTTTGGTCCGTCGCTGCATGGGCGGCGGGCCATGCCCGCTGCCCGGCCCCGGATACCGGGCGCAATTACCGACGCCATCGGGAACGGCAAAGGCTCTGGCGCGTTTTCCTGCTGCTCAGTGGGATCGATCCATGCCGTCACGCCAGAAACTCCTAAAGTTATTTTCTTCAGGCGCACTTACCCTTCCCTTTGCCCTCATCCTGTTGCTATCGATCGCGCAAATCGCCTTCGCAGCCGAAGGGCAAAAGGCCAGCCACGCCTCCGAAGGGCTGTTTC
Above is a window of Rhizobium sp. CCGE531 DNA encoding:
- the pcaF gene encoding 3-oxoadipyl-CoA thiolase, producing the protein MTEAFICDYIRTPIGRFGGSLSSVRADDLGAVPLKALIERNRSVDWEAVDDVIYGCANQAGEDNRNVARMASLLAGLPIAVPGTTINRLCGSGMDAVIAAARAIRAGEADIMIAGGVESMSRAPLVIPKAESAFSRNAEIYDTTIGWRFINPLMKKQYGVDSMPETGENVAEDYKVTREDQDAFAVRSQAKAATAQENGRLAKEITPVAIPQRKGDPVVVGKDEHPRATTMEALAKLGTPFKKEGGTVTAGNASGVNDGAAALIIASEAAARKYGLTPIARILGGAAAGVAPRVMGIGPVPASRKLMARLGMRQEQFDVIELNEAFASQGLAVLRELGIADDDARVNRNGGAIALGHPLGMSGARITGTAALELKETGGRYSLSTMCIGVGQGIAIALERV